In the genome of Mycoplasmopsis pulmonis, one region contains:
- a CDS encoding IS3-like element IS1138B family transposase, with protein sequence MKQLKPEQWKKWFSLYEEFYDGKINIKKYIFLVNKNIGKDWKNTYVKSWFFKKYSAFQKDEQSLISQTGKSTANKKNNGRPPKRKEVNEYTREELEEIVKIYRIIFDDISEKEIRKKIKEHKDKEKILTKISWKEFLFSKSTYYSWKKPKLAEPKKDQEIEEIIRKSFHENKGIFGRKRLEIYIQNKYKRYINYRKIDRILLKLNLFCKIRRAKRKNEIKNLNTKYQNLIQRDYNGKFNNIVATDVTYIPSPKDAINNHVYLSIAIHHQSKKIINWNLSKRNDVKLVLDHISKIKFDKEWIIHSDHGSQYSSNQYSEIIKENNGIISMSRIANSLDNREAEYFFSNIKSECLNDLKISKLSFKELQEIIQNYIDWYNNERLQSILEWKTPQQSWDVLSVF encoded by the coding sequence ATGAAACAACTAAAACCAGAACAATGAAAGAAATGATTTTCATTATATGAAGAATTTTATGATGGAAAAATTAATATAAAAAAATATATATTTTTAGTAAACAAAAATATTGGTAAAGATTGAAAAAATACATATGTAAAATCTTGATTTTTCAAAAAATATTCTGCTTTTCAAAAAGATGAACAATCTTTAATTTCACAAACTGGCAAATCTACAGCTAACAAAAAAAATAACGGTAGACCACCAAAAAGAAAAGAAGTTAATGAATATACAAGAGAAGAATTAGAAGAGATTGTTAAAATTTATAGAATAATTTTTGATGACATTAGTGAAAAAGAAATTCGAAAAAAAATTAAAGAACATAAAGATAAAGAAAAAATATTAACTAAAATTTCATGAAAAGAATTTCTCTTTTCAAAATCAACATATTATTCTTGAAAAAAACCTAAACTTGCAGAGCCGAAAAAAGATCAAGAAATTGAAGAAATTATTAGAAAATCATTTCATGAAAACAAAGGTATATTTGGTAGAAAAAGATTAGAAATTTATATTCAAAATAAATATAAAAGGTATATAAACTATCGAAAAATAGATAGAATTTTGCTTAAATTAAATCTTTTTTGCAAAATTAGAAGAGCAAAAAGAAAAAATGAAATTAAAAATCTTAATACTAAATATCAAAATCTAATTCAAAGAGACTACAATGGCAAATTTAACAACATAGTTGCCACTGATGTAACTTATATTCCAAGCCCCAAAGATGCAATTAACAATCATGTTTATTTATCGATTGCAATTCATCATCAAAGCAAGAAAATAATTAATTGAAATCTAAGTAAAAGAAATGATGTTAAGTTAGTTTTAGATCATATTTCTAAAATCAAATTTGATAAAGAGTGAATAATTCACTCAGATCATGGAAGTCAATATTCATCAAATCAGTATAGTGAAATTATTAAAGAAAACAATGGGATAATTTCAATGAGTAGAATCGCAAATTCACTTGATAATCGAGAAGCAGAATATTTCTTTTCAAATATCAAAAGTGAGTGCTTAAATGATCTAAAAATTTCAAAATTATCATTCAAAGAATTGCAAGAAATTATTCAAAATTATATTGACTGATACAATAATGAAAGATTACAATCAATCTTAGAATGAAAAACACCTCAACAAAGCTGAGATGTTCTAAGTGTTTTTTAA
- a CDS encoding amino acid permease: protein MSEKTFKKVGFFVALSMLLGSVVGIGIFFKNGSVGRAVEHNGTSWLLAWVFGGIISLAAAINFSEISFLKNTKIAGIGNWSHKVGDKRFGYFVSISFTLFYSGIIQIILGFFTAEIFFHWLNLLGANIKMEMWHSLVLGTVISFIFIILNIVSIKASGVFQVITTILKFLPLIATILVGLIFVSTHTLEDGANAFVPNKTKKIGEFSFANVIAALPAVLFAYDSFISVGSIGKRVKNSEKTLPKVVLFGMITIVILYSLVALSAILHNQGSIDGILKDSLSPSVSNAINTTVYSFLLISALGVSNGLIASYVQQIDFHIKSNTLAGAKKVLNYFKKSMSQHVAEMVSAFIYCFIMFVFWSLIILLPAMILNNDQTIDGASNMPTYYFFIIYGIVILLYTIKRVKNKLETSKRINNILFYKLGQKKWLFKKHLEHLSFVEVFFILRLIVIFHYCISQYNFE, encoded by the coding sequence ATGAGTGAAAAAACATTCAAAAAAGTCGGTTTCTTTGTAGCTCTTTCTATGCTACTAGGATCGGTTGTAGGAATAGGTATTTTCTTTAAAAATGGCTCGGTAGGTAGAGCTGTTGAACACAATGGAACTTCATGACTATTAGCATGAGTTTTTGGTGGAATTATTTCACTTGCAGCTGCTATAAACTTTTCAGAAATTTCATTTTTGAAAAACACAAAAATAGCTGGAATTGGAAACTGATCTCACAAAGTTGGTGACAAAAGATTTGGATATTTTGTAAGTATTTCCTTTACCCTTTTTTATAGTGGTATTATCCAAATCATCCTAGGTTTTTTCACAGCGGAAATATTTTTCCATTGATTGAATTTACTAGGAGCAAACATTAAAATGGAAATGTGACACTCTTTAGTTCTAGGAACCGTAATTTCGTTTATTTTTATCATTTTAAACATTGTTTCAATTAAGGCCTCTGGAGTTTTTCAAGTTATTACAACTATTTTAAAATTTTTACCTCTAATTGCTACTATATTAGTTGGGCTAATCTTTGTAAGCACTCACACTTTAGAGGATGGAGCTAATGCTTTTGTTCCAAATAAAACTAAAAAAATAGGTGAATTTAGCTTTGCAAATGTAATAGCTGCTCTTCCTGCTGTTTTATTTGCATATGATTCATTTATTTCAGTTGGTTCAATTGGTAAAAGAGTTAAAAATTCAGAAAAAACTCTTCCAAAAGTTGTTTTATTTGGAATGATAACAATTGTTATACTTTACTCACTTGTTGCTCTTTCTGCAATTTTGCACAACCAAGGTTCAATTGATGGAATATTAAAAGATTCTCTTTCACCTTCTGTTTCAAATGCAATTAACACTACAGTTTATTCATTCTTATTAATCTCTGCATTAGGTGTTTCAAATGGTCTTATTGCCTCATATGTTCAACAAATAGATTTTCACATTAAATCTAATACTTTAGCAGGGGCTAAAAAAGTTCTAAACTACTTCAAAAAATCAATGTCACAACATGTAGCTGAAATGGTTAGTGCTTTTATATACTGCTTTATCATGTTTGTTTTTTGAAGTTTAATTATCTTGCTTCCAGCAATGATTTTAAACAATGATCAAACAATTGATGGCGCTTCAAACATGCCTACTTACTACTTCTTTATAATCTATGGAATAGTAATTTTACTCTACACAATCAAAAGAGTTAAAAACAAACTAGAAACAAGCAAAAGAATTAATAATATTTTGTTCTATAAACTAGGACAAAAAAAGTGACTATTTAAAAAACACTTAGAACATCTCAGCTTTGTTGAGGTGTTTTTCATTCTAAGATTGATTGTAATCTTTCATTATTGTATCAGTCAATATAATTTTGAATAA
- a CDS encoding RluA family pseudouridine synthase, producing the protein MLKMTSKYSERIDKYISDNSAISRNDIKSLILEKAVFVNGKVIQKPNFILKPDAEIEVIKVIDKTIDLKPEKMDLDIVYEDEHLIVINKPSGLVVHPAPGHYSQTLVNGLIYHFKNLSNENGLLRPGIVHRIDKDTSGLLIIAKTNQVHQLLAKMLKNHEIKRSYIAIVEGFFENKIVHLNLPIGRSQKDRKKTEITNNNSKNAITHVYLIKQFYYEKQPLSLVECQLETGRTHQIRVHLNYFKHPVWNDPLYGKSFSDYGQYLHAYKLFFVHPITNQELTFEIPMPEEFQRIINN; encoded by the coding sequence ATGTTAAAGATGACAAGCAAATACTCAGAAAGAATAGACAAATACATCAGTGATAATTCAGCCATTTCTAGAAATGACATTAAAAGTCTAATTCTAGAAAAAGCTGTTTTTGTCAATGGTAAAGTTATCCAAAAACCAAACTTCATTTTAAAGCCAGATGCTGAAATTGAAGTTATTAAAGTTATTGATAAAACCATTGATTTAAAACCTGAAAAAATGGATCTAGATATTGTCTATGAAGATGAGCATTTAATTGTCATTAACAAGCCCTCAGGACTAGTGGTACATCCAGCTCCAGGGCATTATTCGCAAACTTTGGTAAATGGGTTAATTTATCACTTCAAGAATCTTTCAAATGAAAATGGACTTTTAAGACCTGGCATTGTTCATAGAATTGACAAAGACACATCAGGACTTTTAATAATTGCTAAAACAAATCAAGTTCATCAATTACTAGCTAAGATGCTAAAAAATCATGAAATTAAAAGAAGTTATATTGCGATAGTTGAAGGATTTTTTGAAAATAAAATTGTTCATTTAAACCTTCCAATTGGACGTTCTCAAAAAGATCGAAAAAAAACGGAAATTACAAATAATAATTCAAAAAATGCCATTACTCATGTTTATTTAATAAAACAATTCTATTATGAAAAACAGCCTCTTTCATTAGTTGAGTGTCAACTAGAAACAGGTAGAACTCATCAAATTAGAGTTCATCTAAATTATTTTAAACATCCTGTGTGGAACGATCCCTTATATGGAAAGTCTTTTAGTGATTATGGACAATATCTTCATGCATATAAATTATTTTTTGTCCACCCAATTACCAATCAAGAATTAACTTTTGAAATTCCAATGCCAGAGGAATTTCAAAGAATTATCAATAACTAA
- a CDS encoding ribonuclease HIII, which produces MQIKEIQDVHELQQELANKKVLGIDETGVGDYFTPLVAAVAVVSEENVQKLIDLGVKDSKKLSDSKIQQLASIIKENELAKFKVAHIGPKGYNNMTKKNNANEIKTFVHLKALKEAKFTIKTNDFDCVLIDQYSTENAIKGYLEKWFDPSMKWAGFRKINKPIYLTYQAESKHISVAVASIMARDFLINKMKEYNALYGVELPLGASEAVKQFSRDFIEKNTSNEKEKAILMNEMMKNFKLED; this is translated from the coding sequence ATGCAAATTAAAGAAATACAAGATGTCCATGAACTTCAGCAAGAGCTTGCTAACAAAAAAGTTCTTGGAATCGATGAAACTGGCGTGGGTGATTACTTTACTCCATTAGTAGCTGCAGTTGCAGTTGTTAGTGAAGAAAATGTTCAAAAATTAATTGACCTTGGAGTTAAAGATTCAAAAAAACTTTCTGATTCAAAAATTCAACAATTAGCCTCTATTATTAAAGAAAATGAACTAGCTAAATTTAAAGTTGCACATATTGGACCAAAAGGTTACAATAATATGACTAAAAAAAATAATGCAAATGAGATCAAAACCTTTGTTCATTTAAAAGCTTTAAAAGAAGCAAAGTTCACAATTAAAACAAATGATTTTGATTGTGTTTTAATTGATCAATATTCAACTGAAAATGCAATTAAGGGATATCTTGAAAAATGATTTGACCCAAGCATGAAATGAGCTGGTTTTAGAAAAATAAACAAACCAATTTATTTAACTTATCAAGCAGAGTCAAAACACATTTCAGTGGCTGTTGCTTCAATTATGGCAAGAGATTTTTTAATCAATAAAATGAAAGAATATAATGCTTTATATGGAGTAGAACTTCCTTTAGGAGCTAGTGAGGCTGTAAAACAATTTAGCCGCGATTTTATTGAAAAAAACACTTCAAATGAAAAAGAAAAAGCCATCCTTATGAATGAAATGATGAAAAATTTCAAATTAGAAGATTAA
- a CDS encoding Cof-type HAD-IIB family hydrolase: MKKNNQKDKLLICVDLDGTLLSKSSTNEIHEETIKWVKEASNQGHHVCILTGRPWRSTKTIYQRLGLNTIVGNQNGAQIHNPSDQNFVPTIHYLNLNEMLYIIGDEKIQKEMTNLAIEGLGWVQIQKRDPVLESIFGFKDAEKFVVGIDLNKIPLKPTGIVFDVKETTDPVELQSFMTKKYGDLGEFSYWSKGKESTSVFDITSLGVNKGKVVPLLRRYYDIPWENTVSIGDSFNDVPMFKKTNISVTVKNADPEIKSWSTVRWNKTNEEGGVGLYLKKLLEDPQAEIEKSLEIHKKNRLKRKENAN, from the coding sequence ATGAAAAAAAATAATCAAAAAGATAAGCTGCTAATATGTGTTGATTTAGACGGAACACTTTTGTCTAAATCATCTACAAACGAAATTCATGAAGAAACAATTAAATGAGTAAAGGAAGCTTCAAACCAAGGACACCATGTTTGTATTTTAACTGGAAGGCCATGGCGAAGCACCAAAACAATCTATCAAAGACTTGGTTTAAATACAATTGTTGGAAATCAAAATGGAGCTCAAATTCACAATCCAAGTGATCAAAACTTTGTTCCAACAATTCATTATTTAAATCTTAATGAAATGCTTTATATAATTGGTGATGAAAAAATCCAAAAAGAAATGACTAACTTAGCAATTGAAGGGCTAGGATGGGTTCAAATTCAAAAAAGAGACCCTGTTTTAGAGAGTATCTTTGGTTTTAAAGATGCTGAAAAATTTGTTGTTGGAATTGATTTAAATAAAATTCCTCTTAAGCCAACTGGAATTGTCTTTGATGTAAAAGAAACAACTGATCCGGTAGAGCTTCAATCATTTATGACTAAAAAATATGGTGATCTAGGTGAGTTTTCATATTGATCAAAAGGTAAAGAATCAACTTCAGTTTTTGACATAACTAGCCTTGGAGTTAATAAAGGAAAAGTTGTTCCTTTACTAAGAAGATACTATGATATCCCATGAGAAAATACTGTTTCAATTGGAGATAGTTTTAATGACGTTCCGATGTTTAAAAAAACTAATATTTCAGTTACTGTTAAAAATGCAGATCCTGAAATTAAATCATGATCAACTGTTAGATGAAACAAAACCAATGAAGAAGGTGGTGTTGGTCTTTATCTAAAAAAACTCCTAGAAGATCCTCAAGCAGAAATTGAAAAGTCGCTAGAAATACATAAAAAAAATAGACTAAAAAGGAAAGAAAATGCAAATTAA
- a CDS encoding metallophosphoesterase family protein, whose amino-acid sequence MKTTILIISDIHGDLKTLEKILKSQSYDYAISAGDHLLSYDLMQKYFDFFVAGNNDFDQARTSLDFEIMGKKIHLEHGHLIGSYNQLINSKFMEKVLKNSSFDILIYGHSHMNLLTKYEDKIAINPGSISLPRFSSQKSFAILTIANNKMNVEFKNVETLDI is encoded by the coding sequence ATGAAAACAACAATATTAATAATTTCGGATATCCACGGAGATCTAAAGACTTTAGAAAAAATACTAAAAAGTCAAAGTTATGACTATGCAATTAGTGCAGGAGATCATTTGCTATCATATGATTTAATGCAAAAGTATTTTGACTTTTTTGTAGCTGGTAACAATGATTTTGATCAAGCAAGAACTAGCCTTGATTTTGAAATAATGGGCAAAAAAATTCATCTTGAACATGGTCATTTAATTGGTTCATATAATCAACTAATAAATTCAAAATTTATGGAAAAAGTTTTGAAAAATTCAAGCTTTGATATTTTAATTTATGGTCACTCACATATGAATCTTTTAACTAAATATGAAGACAAAATTGCAATTAATCCAGGATCAATATCACTTCCTAGATTTTCCTCACAAAAATCATTTGCAATTTTAACCATAGCAAACAATAAAATGAATGTAGAATTTAAAAATGTTGAAACTTTAGACATTTAA
- a CDS encoding tRNA (cytidine(34)-2'-O)-methyltransferase, with translation MINIVLYQPEIPPNTGNIIRTCFATSSKLHIIKPIAFDLNPRFLKRSAAGHLLSEIQHEVHDSYNDFLAKYQNENIFYITRYSQKSYSDIDFKLETFDGKKDIFFVFGTESTGIPKKILSQNIDKTLRIPMAPENRSLNLANSVVVIIYECLRQLDFPNLSKYEIQKGKNFLNE, from the coding sequence ATGATTAATATTGTATTATATCAACCTGAAATTCCACCAAATACAGGAAATATTATTAGAACTTGCTTTGCAACTAGCTCAAAATTACACATTATTAAACCAATTGCCTTTGATTTAAACCCTAGATTTTTAAAAAGATCTGCAGCTGGCCACCTTTTAAGTGAAATTCAACATGAAGTTCATGATTCATACAATGATTTTTTAGCAAAGTATCAAAATGAAAATATTTTTTATATTACTCGCTATTCACAAAAAAGCTATTCAGATATTGATTTTAAGTTAGAAACTTTTGATGGTAAAAAAGACATCTTTTTTGTTTTTGGAACTGAGTCAACTGGAATACCAAAAAAAATACTTTCTCAAAACATTGACAAAACTCTAAGAATACCAATGGCCCCTGAAAATCGCTCTTTAAATTTAGCCAATTCTGTAGTGGTAATTATTTATGAGTGTCTAAGACAACTTGACTTTCCAAATCTTTCAAAATATGAAATTCAAAAAGGAAAAAACTTTTTAAATGAATAA
- a CDS encoding TrmH family RNA methyltransferase, with translation MNKVISSKENEKIKHLKKLQNKKYRQKFNEFLIEGDHLIDEALKNNFECQIYSTKPNEKHDFLITKEVLKHVSLLVNSEQKIAKVKIKETSNDFLNIDQKSNILFLNNLQDPTNIGTLLRSALSFNFKNIIYDNLDIYNPKIIRASQGAIFALNFFKSKNHQKTLKYLQEKNYEIIGTFLHSDSTNLYQNSFDKKIVLILGNEGLGIEKEILTLIDKNVIVPINFESLNVAIAGSIIMSYVENKGSKNEA, from the coding sequence ATGAATAAAGTTATTTCTTCAAAAGAAAATGAAAAAATCAAGCATCTTAAAAAACTTCAAAATAAAAAATATCGACAAAAATTTAATGAATTTTTAATTGAAGGAGATCACTTAATTGATGAGGCTTTGAAAAATAATTTTGAATGTCAAATTTATTCAACTAAACCAAATGAAAAACATGATTTTTTAATAACAAAAGAAGTTTTAAAACATGTTTCTCTTCTAGTTAATTCAGAGCAAAAAATTGCTAAAGTAAAAATCAAAGAAACCAGCAATGATTTTTTAAACATTGATCAAAAAAGTAATATTTTATTTTTAAATAATTTACAAGATCCAACTAACATAGGTACACTTTTAAGATCAGCTCTTTCTTTTAATTTTAAAAACATTATTTATGATAATTTGGATATTTATAATCCAAAAATAATAAGAGCAAGTCAAGGAGCAATTTTTGCTTTAAATTTTTTTAAATCAAAAAATCACCAAAAAACTCTAAAATATCTACAAGAAAAAAACTATGAAATAATTGGAACTTTCTTGCATAGTGATTCAACTAATTTATATCAAAATAGCTTTGATAAAAAAATAGTTTTAATCTTAGGAAATGAAGGCTTAGGAATTGAAAAAGAAATTTTAACTTTAATTGATAAAAATGTGATTGTACCTATCAACTTTGAATCTTTAAATGTAGCCATTGCAGGTTCAATCATCATGTCATATGTTGAAAATAAAGGGAGCAAAAATGAAGCTTAG
- a CDS encoding DivIVA domain-containing protein yields MKLSDFENLIKKITDNKFTTQINGYNASEVDAFIDLITKEIYKFLTNHLEQEKKIKDLEQKINSKTISLFSCQEKLTVFEGIKNEQQKKQ; encoded by the coding sequence ATGAAGCTTAGTGATTTTGAAAATTTAATTAAAAAAATTACAGATAATAAATTTACAACACAAATAAATGGCTATAATGCAAGTGAAGTTGATGCTTTTATAGATTTAATAACAAAAGAGATCTACAAATTTTTAACAAACCATCTAGAGCAAGAAAAGAAAATTAAGGATTTAGAACAAAAGATAAATTCAAAAACAATATCACTTTTTAGCTGTCAAGAAAAACTAACTGTTTTTGAAGGAATAAAAAATGAACAGCAAAAAAAACAATAA
- the ylqF gene encoding ribosome biogenesis GTPase YlqF: protein MNSKKNNNENDNLNEIKINWFPGHMAKGMREIEEKAVVADLFVILLDVRAPLSCYNKSFDKIAPNKPRLFVFSKIDLGDKDKYNKIKEHFGSDKNVVFVDLKKPQSRQIILKKIDYLLKEKVLQEQKKGLNKPRLRVFVLGVPNTGKSTFINLLLKEKKVKVGNMPGITRGQQWIKVDNILLLDTPGILWPNLDDQDVAIKLSIIGSIRSEIIPSDFLFKNTYKIISKNYPEILTNMNLFSSNDENKIHENLLKIAEQKNMFIKNGEYDLERARKWFYNFIKNSKGLTYDF, encoded by the coding sequence ATGAACAGCAAAAAAAACAATAATGAAAATGATAATTTAAATGAAATAAAGATAAATTGATTTCCAGGTCACATGGCCAAGGGAATGAGGGAAATTGAAGAAAAAGCTGTTGTAGCTGATCTTTTTGTGATTTTACTTGATGTAAGAGCGCCACTGAGCTGCTACAATAAATCATTTGATAAAATAGCACCTAATAAACCAAGACTTTTTGTTTTTTCTAAAATTGATCTAGGAGACAAAGATAAATATAATAAAATTAAAGAACATTTTGGTTCAGATAAAAATGTAGTTTTTGTTGATTTAAAAAAACCTCAAAGTCGCCAAATAATTTTGAAAAAAATTGACTATCTTTTAAAAGAAAAAGTTTTACAAGAACAAAAAAAAGGATTAAACAAACCTAGACTAAGAGTTTTTGTTTTGGGAGTTCCAAATACTGGAAAAAGTACGTTTATAAATCTTCTTTTAAAAGAGAAAAAAGTTAAAGTTGGGAACATGCCAGGAATCACAAGAGGGCAACAATGAATCAAAGTTGATAACATCTTATTGTTAGACACTCCAGGGATTTTATGACCCAATTTAGATGATCAAGATGTTGCTATTAAACTCTCAATTATTGGTTCAATAAGATCAGAGATCATCCCTAGTGATTTTCTCTTTAAAAACACTTATAAAATCATCTCTAAAAACTATCCTGAAATTTTAACAAATATGAATCTTTTTTCTTCGAACGATGAAAACAAGATTCATGAAAATTTATTAAAAATTGCAGAGCAAAAAAACATGTTTATTAAAAATGGTGAATATGATTTAGAAAGAGCTAGAAAGTGATTTTATAATTTCATAAAAAATTCAAAAGGACTAACTTATGATTTCTAA
- a CDS encoding Hsp33 family molecular chaperone HslO — MISKNEKSYTKILIKNNIRIFLSDYTKVANEILLKKQTSFISKVILSSAIATFGSLGFILTKDGEVKISYVSKQLGSVIDVIGTFDGKLRAKMLNNQIQDEDNFSEDFLSKSIDLSNIYLTPYIGEDAKLIVNVKDKISNYNSQVDVFKADMISDLNYFFYQSFQIHSAIKKSIKFDEKNNLTKATSIIMQLLPNHKEEDIIFIEKFWKENNFNDMSIEEVENKLEANLLETKEVTFVFECSYEKVVNMLSSLSKENKKYLFENKDENIEVNCPFCESKYLIEKKIIEK; from the coding sequence ATGATTTCTAAAAATGAAAAAAGTTATACAAAAATTTTAATTAAAAATAACATTAGAATTTTTCTTTCAGACTACACAAAAGTTGCAAATGAAATTCTTTTAAAAAAACAAACATCTTTTATTTCAAAAGTTATTTTATCTTCAGCAATTGCAACTTTTGGTTCACTTGGCTTTATCCTTACAAAAGATGGTGAAGTTAAAATTAGTTATGTCTCAAAACAACTAGGAAGTGTAATTGATGTAATAGGAACTTTTGATGGTAAATTAAGAGCAAAAATGTTGAATAATCAAATTCAAGATGAAGATAATTTTTCAGAGGATTTTTTATCTAAAAGCATTGATTTATCGAACATTTATTTAACTCCTTATATTGGTGAAGATGCAAAGTTAATTGTAAATGTCAAAGATAAAATTTCAAATTATAATTCTCAAGTTGATGTTTTTAAAGCTGATATGATTAGTGATTTAAATTATTTTTTTTATCAATCATTTCAAATTCATAGTGCCATTAAAAAATCAATAAAATTTGATGAAAAAAATAACTTGACAAAAGCTACATCAATCATCATGCAACTTCTTCCTAATCACAAAGAAGAAGACATAATTTTCATTGAAAAATTTTGAAAAGAAAATAATTTTAATGATATGTCAATAGAAGAGGTTGAAAACAAACTAGAGGCTAATTTGTTAGAAACAAAAGAAGTAACTTTTGTTTTTGAGTGTTCATATGAAAAAGTAGTTAATATGCTTAGTTCTTTATCTAAAGAAAATAAAAAATATCTTTTTGAAAATAAGGATGAAAACATAGAAGTTAATTGTCCATTTTGTGAAAGTAAATATTTGATTGAAAAAAAGATAATTGAAAAATAA
- a CDS encoding IS3-like element IS1138B family transposase has product MKQLKPEQWKKWFSLYEEFYDGKINIKKYIFLVNKNIGKDWKNTYVKSWFFKKYSAFQKDEQSLISQTGKSTANKKNNGRPPKRKEVNEYTREELEEIVKIYRIIFDDISEKEIRKKIKEHKDKEKILTKISWKEFLFSKSTYYSWKKPKLAEPKKDQEIEEIIRKSFHENKGIFGRKRLEIYIQNKYKRYINYRKIGRILLKLNLFCKIRRAKRKNEIKNLNTKYQNLIQRDYNGKFNNIVATDVTYIPSPKDAINNHVYLSIAIHHQSKKIINWNLSKRNDVKLVLDHISKIKFDKEWIIHSDHGSQYSSNQYSEIIKENNGIISMSRIANSLDNREAEYFFSNIKSECLNDLKISKLSFKELQEIIQNYIDWYNNERLQSILEWKTPQQSWDVLSVF; this is encoded by the coding sequence ATGAAACAACTAAAACCAGAACAATGAAAGAAATGATTTTCATTATATGAAGAATTTTATGATGGAAAAATTAATATAAAAAAATATATATTTTTAGTAAACAAAAATATTGGTAAAGATTGAAAAAATACATATGTAAAATCTTGATTTTTCAAAAAATATTCTGCTTTTCAAAAAGATGAACAATCTTTAATTTCACAAACTGGCAAATCTACAGCTAACAAAAAAAATAACGGTAGACCACCAAAAAGAAAAGAAGTTAATGAATATACAAGAGAAGAATTAGAAGAGATTGTTAAAATTTATAGAATAATTTTTGATGACATTAGTGAAAAAGAAATTCGAAAAAAAATTAAAGAACATAAAGATAAAGAAAAAATATTAACTAAAATTTCATGAAAAGAATTTCTCTTTTCAAAATCAACATATTATTCTTGAAAAAAACCTAAACTTGCAGAGCCGAAAAAAGATCAAGAAATTGAAGAAATTATTAGAAAATCATTTCATGAAAACAAAGGTATATTTGGTAGAAAAAGATTAGAAATTTATATTCAAAATAAATATAAAAGGTATATAAACTATCGAAAAATAGGTAGAATTTTGCTTAAATTAAATCTTTTTTGCAAAATTAGAAGAGCAAAAAGAAAAAATGAAATTAAAAATCTTAATACTAAATATCAAAATCTAATTCAAAGAGACTACAATGGCAAATTTAACAACATAGTTGCCACTGATGTAACTTATATTCCAAGCCCCAAAGATGCAATTAACAATCATGTTTATTTATCGATTGCAATTCATCATCAAAGCAAGAAAATAATTAATTGAAATCTAAGTAAAAGAAATGATGTTAAGTTAGTTTTAGATCATATTTCTAAAATCAAATTTGATAAAGAGTGAATAATTCACTCAGATCATGGAAGTCAATATTCATCAAATCAGTATAGTGAAATTATTAAAGAAAACAATGGGATAATTTCAATGAGTAGAATCGCAAATTCACTTGATAATCGAGAAGCAGAATATTTCTTTTCAAATATCAAAAGTGAGTGCTTAAATGATCTAAAAATTTCAAAATTATCATTCAAAGAATTGCAAGAAATTATTCAAAATTATATTGACTGATACAATAATGAAAGATTACAATCAATCTTAGAATGAAAAACACCTCAACAAAGCTGAGATGTTCTAAGTGTTTTTTAA